One Aliiroseovarius sediminilitoris DNA window includes the following coding sequences:
- a CDS encoding ATP-binding protein, translating into MLSFNTLVAVCLLYVMVLFLVAFAADRSAARNKNRFLSSPLIYTLSLSVYCTAWTFYGAVGYAARSGLEFVTIYLGPTLVMIGWWWFLRKLVRVGRAQRVTSIADLLSSRYGKSNLLGVIVTLIAVIGTTPYIALQLQSVTLAFSVFARDRSAGWNVPDMDATALWVAGGLALFTILFGTRNLDVNERHHGVVTAIAVEAVVKLVALLAVGVFVVWGVGGGPVNIALAVDEAMQATPGGAWTITGGRWVGLTFLSAAAFLTLPRMFHVLVVENPGERQLAVASWAFPTYLFLMSLFVVPIAVVGLGTLPAGENPDLFVLTIPLHFDRDGLAMLSFLGGFSSATSMVIVASIALATMVSNHIIMPIWLSIRPEEATVSGDVRQVLLAARRLSIIGVLVLGYLYFRMSGGGTALAAIGMISFTGVAQVLPAMAGGLLWRGASRNGAAAGLVTGFAVWAYTLFLPSFGEAGLMSATLLAEGPLGIALLKPQALFGVTGLDPVVHAVFWSMILNSFAFIGVSLVSFPGPLERLQGAQFVNVLDHTHQTQGGVFPAAAAEDLLVMAQRTMGADAAQSLFQTQASAQGKEGYLPDTTPDFIALLERELSGSVGAATAHAMIAQIMGGATVSVDDLMAVADETQQMLVYSSQLEAKQSELTTTARQLSAANEKLTQLSIQKDAFLSQISHELRTPMTSIRAFSEILRDGGVTDAEAAGRHASIIHDEALRLTRLLDDLLDLSVLEHGQVQLNPQREVLSKVLDRAVAATQSLIVAEDLRIHRDHAREQIIVATDTDRLAQVFINLIANAAKYGDAKYKRLTIRVSVRDSVLRLDFVDNGSGIPTESQAMIFEKFSRLTDNAAAGGAGLGLAICREVMDRLGGAITYLPGQRGAAFRVTLPLEKIPHRGLN; encoded by the coding sequence ATGCTCAGCTTCAATACGCTGGTCGCGGTCTGCTTGCTCTATGTGATGGTTTTGTTTCTGGTGGCGTTTGCCGCTGACCGCAGTGCGGCGCGCAACAAGAACCGGTTTCTCAGTTCTCCGCTGATCTATACCTTGTCACTGTCCGTCTACTGCACGGCCTGGACCTTCTATGGTGCGGTCGGGTATGCCGCGCGGTCCGGGCTTGAGTTTGTGACCATTTATCTGGGGCCGACCCTCGTGATGATCGGCTGGTGGTGGTTTTTGCGCAAGCTGGTTCGGGTTGGCCGCGCGCAGCGAGTGACGTCAATCGCCGATTTGCTGTCGTCGCGTTATGGCAAGTCAAACCTTCTTGGGGTGATCGTGACGCTGATCGCGGTCATCGGAACCACACCGTATATTGCCTTGCAGTTGCAGTCGGTTACACTGGCCTTCTCGGTCTTTGCGCGCGATCGGTCGGCGGGCTGGAACGTTCCCGATATGGATGCCACCGCCCTTTGGGTGGCGGGCGGTCTGGCGTTGTTCACCATCCTGTTCGGGACACGAAACCTTGATGTCAACGAACGCCACCACGGGGTTGTCACCGCCATCGCGGTCGAGGCCGTGGTCAAGCTGGTCGCCCTGCTGGCCGTGGGAGTCTTCGTCGTTTGGGGCGTCGGTGGTGGGCCGGTCAATATCGCGCTTGCAGTTGACGAGGCGATGCAGGCCACCCCCGGCGGTGCGTGGACCATCACCGGTGGGCGCTGGGTCGGGCTGACCTTCCTGTCCGCTGCCGCATTTCTGACCCTGCCGCGTATGTTCCATGTGCTGGTGGTGGAAAACCCCGGAGAGCGCCAGCTTGCCGTCGCCTCTTGGGCTTTCCCGACCTATCTGTTCCTGATGAGCTTGTTCGTCGTGCCGATTGCCGTGGTCGGTCTTGGCACCTTGCCAGCAGGTGAAAACCCGGACCTGTTCGTTCTGACCATCCCTTTGCATTTTGATCGGGACGGTTTGGCGATGCTGTCATTTCTTGGGGGGTTCAGTTCGGCCACATCCATGGTGATTGTGGCTTCGATTGCCTTGGCGACGATGGTGTCAAACCATATCATCATGCCAATCTGGTTGTCGATCAGGCCCGAAGAAGCCACCGTGTCGGGCGATGTGCGTCAGGTGCTTCTGGCTGCGCGCCGGTTGTCGATCATCGGCGTTCTGGTGTTGGGTTATCTGTATTTTCGTATGTCTGGCGGCGGCACGGCGCTGGCCGCAATCGGGATGATTTCCTTCACGGGCGTCGCACAGGTTTTGCCCGCGATGGCCGGTGGCTTACTTTGGCGAGGAGCCTCGCGCAACGGTGCGGCAGCCGGGCTTGTCACCGGTTTCGCCGTCTGGGCCTACACCCTGTTTCTGCCCAGCTTCGGCGAAGCGGGTCTGATGAGCGCGACCCTGCTGGCCGAAGGGCCATTGGGAATCGCATTGCTGAAGCCTCAGGCATTGTTTGGTGTCACCGGGTTGGATCCGGTCGTCCACGCTGTATTCTGGTCGATGATCCTGAACAGCTTTGCCTTTATTGGCGTGTCGCTTGTCTCATTTCCAGGTCCATTGGAACGTTTGCAAGGCGCGCAGTTTGTCAATGTGCTGGATCATACTCACCAAACGCAGGGTGGCGTTTTTCCGGCAGCTGCTGCCGAGGATCTGCTTGTGATGGCTCAACGCACCATGGGGGCAGATGCCGCGCAGTCATTGTTTCAGACCCAAGCCAGTGCGCAAGGGAAGGAAGGGTATCTGCCCGATACGACCCCTGATTTCATTGCGCTGTTAGAGCGTGAGCTTTCCGGTTCGGTTGGCGCGGCAACGGCTCATGCAATGATTGCTCAGATCATGGGGGGGGCCACGGTGTCCGTCGATGATTTGATGGCCGTGGCGGATGAAACCCAGCAAATGCTGGTTTATTCGTCGCAGTTGGAGGCAAAACAATCAGAACTGACCACCACCGCGCGACAGCTTTCGGCGGCCAATGAAAAACTGACGCAGCTGTCGATCCAGAAAGACGCATTCCTGAGCCAGATCAGCCATGAATTGCGAACGCCCATGACCTCGATCCGCGCGTTTTCCGAGATTTTACGCGATGGGGGTGTCACCGACGCGGAAGCCGCTGGACGACATGCCTCGATCATTCATGATGAGGCGCTGCGCCTGACACGGCTGCTGGATGATTTGCTTGATCTCAGTGTGCTTGAACACGGGCAGGTGCAATTGAACCCGCAACGTGAAGTCCTGTCGAAAGTTCTGGACCGCGCCGTGGCCGCCACGCAGTCGCTGATCGTTGCTGAAGATCTGCGCATCCACCGCGATCACGCGCGCGAACAGATCATCGTCGCCACAGATACAGACCGACTGGCGCAGGTGTTTATCAATCTGATTGCCAACGCGGCGAAATACGGGGATGCCAAATACAAGCGCCTGACCATTCGGGTCAGCGTGCGGGACAGCGTTTTGCGGCTTGATTTCGTGGACAACGGATCAGGCATTCCTACTGAAAGTCAGGCGATGATCTTCGAGAAGTTTTCTCGGTTGACAGACAACGCCGCTGCGGGTGGGGCAGGTCTGGGGCTGGCCATCTGCCGCGAGGTCATGGACAGGCTGGGCGGGGCGATTACCTATCTGCCGGGCCAACGCGGGGCGGCGTTCCGGGTCACGCTGCCGCTTGAAAAAATACCGCATCGCGGACTGAATTAA
- a CDS encoding response regulator transcription factor, with protein MTKQVLVIEDEPNIVAAISFILSRDGWLVETHTNGETAVQAVLDARPDALILDVMLPGRSGYDILQELRAHDLTRRLPVLMLTARGQRTDREQAERLGVNRFMTKPFSNAEVVDTLNELVPG; from the coding sequence ATGACAAAACAGGTGCTCGTCATTGAGGACGAACCAAATATTGTCGCGGCGATCAGTTTCATCCTAAGTCGAGATGGCTGGTTGGTAGAAACGCATACCAATGGCGAGACAGCCGTGCAGGCCGTGCTGGACGCCAGACCCGACGCCTTGATTCTTGATGTCATGCTGCCGGGCCGGTCTGGCTATGACATTCTGCAGGAGTTGCGCGCGCATGACCTGACGCGCCGATTGCCTGTCCTGATGCTGACGGCCCGGGGGCAGCGCACCGATCGCGAACAGGCCGAGCGGCTTGGAGTGAACCGTTTCATGACCAAGCCATTCTCAAACGCCGAAGTCGTCGACACCCTGAACGAGCTTGTGCCGGGTTAG